The bacterium nucleotide sequence GACGTCGGTGACGTTGATCTGCTCCTGCGCCAGCAGCACCGAGCAGAGGCAGGCGACTAAAAGCAATGGAATCGCTGTTTTCCTGGTCATAGTTTCACTCCCCCAGCAGCAAGGTGAACGTTCGTCCGCCCTGCTCCAGTGTTACGTTGTCACTCTCGATCTTGACTACCTTCTTGCCACCGATCTCATCTCCGACCTGCAGGATCTGGTCGTTGACCAGCGCGTACGGCTTGTCGCCTCCGAGCGTGACCGCCTTCAGTTTGAGATTAGCCAGTTCATTCACCGTGACCCAGTCGCGGACGAACGGGTCCGCGCCCCAGGTTACCGGCGGCAATACCTTCGGCGCCAGCGCGCCGGTTGTGTCCGCAGGCTTTGCGGCTGTCTTCACGGCCGTCGGTGCCGGCTGCGCCGCTTTGGCCTTGGCGCTGGTCGCCTTGGCCTTGGGGCCTGCTGCCTTGGCCTTGGCGCCCGTCGCCTCGGCTGCCGCTGCGCTCACGCCCCTGATCTCCGGCTGGGGCCGGAGCACGAAGGTGTAGAACGCCAGCACCGCCACGGCTATGCCCAAAAGAACAAGAATCTTCTGTCTCAAGATACCCCTTTCTGCATCAGGATGCCGGCAGACGCTCTACCAGAACATCGCATCAATCTACTTTCCTGAAGTCGGGACATACGACGCAGGCACCAGGCTCTCTCCGACTCGAACCGTGCTCTGCTTGCCGAATGCCTCAATCACAATGCGGTCGGGACTGATCTGGACTATCTTCCGCCCCAGCACGACGTCGCCGACCTGCACCTTTCGGCTGTCGACCAGCGCATAATTATCGTTGCCGAGCGCGACGATTGCCTTGAGCACGTACATCGCCGCACCGGCGCGGGTCGCGCCGCCGTGTCGGCCGCGGGCTCGGGCAAGCATCTGGGTCTTTTGTCGCGCCTGTCGCTTCATTTCCTTCTTGCGGGCCCGCTCGGCGTCACGGATCTGCTGCGCCTTCGCCTTGCGATCCGCCAGGGTGCTCGCCTTGAGCGTCCCGGCTACCTTGCCGGCTTTCGAGGTGGTGCTGCCGCCGGCCTTGTGAGTCGCGCCGGCGCTGCCACCGAACTGCGAAGAGTCAGCGAGAGCGGCCGTGTTCTGCGTCTGCGCCGCGCCGCCCTTCGGCCGCAGCAGAAAGAAACCGGCGATGGCCACGACGACAACCAGCCCTATTACAAGGACGATCCTTCTCATAATTTGCCACCCGTGGTCAGGCTCGAAGCAACCAGATTGACCAGCAGCTTGGCCTCGACTTCCGGGCGGATGTCGTCGCGCGCGGTGACTTCAAAGTCCGGCACGCGCACGAAATACGGGAACTTGTCGAGGCTCTCAACGTACTGGCCGATGTCGGTGTAGCGGCCCTGAACCGTGACCGTAAACGGCACCGCGCGCAGCGGCGTAGTCGGGGTCTCCTGCAGCATCAGAGTGTCGAGCGAGGGCGGATCGATTTCCATGAACTGCACCTTCCGCTCCGTCGCCATTTGCGCCAACTGCCGCAGCATCGACAGCATCTGCGAGCGCGGGACTACCCGCGCGATGAACTTGGCGTTCTCCTTCTGCAGTTCGGCCATGCGCTGGCGCAATTGGCCGATGCCCTGAACCCGGGCTTTCGTGTCATCGAGCTGCTTCTGCAACTGGGCAATCTGGGCGGCGTTGTCCTGCCGCGCCTTCATTCGCGGCTGGTACAGCGCAAACCACGCTGCGATTGCAAGAACAACGTAGACCCCCAGACCGATAAGCAGTATGCGTCTCTCAAGTAATGCCATGGTTCACTCCGTTACGCACTGGATTTCGAACTCCAGGACTGATGCGCCCTGGAGCGTACTCCGGTTCTTCGACATAAGCTGAACCTGCTGAAGTCCGGGGCTGTTCTCGAGGTCGATCATGAACTGGGAGAGGTCGATGTCGAGCAGGAAAGGTTCATCCGACACCATCCCCGTCATCTTCACCTTGTTCTGTCCGGTCAGAGCCAGGGAACTGAGCTGGATATTGGCCGGCACCATCGTCGTCATCTGGGCGAGCACCGGTACCGAGATGATCTGCTCGCCGACGACGCCGGTCAGACTCCGCTGCTTGGTCTCCATGTCCTTGACCTGGGTTTCGAGCGCGAAGTACTCCTGGTTCGCGTCCTCGGTAGCCTTGAGGTCGCGCTTCAAGCGGGCGACCTGCGCACTCGATGCCTGCGACCAGCCGGCCAGCAGGACGTACACGACGGCAAGGACTGCCACCCACAGAATGCCGAGGCCGACCGCCAGCCGGATGTCCCGGGCGACAAACTTCCCGGTCTTCATCTCCACCGGCAGCAGGTCGACCGCAGTGTGGTCGGAGAACAGGCCCAGCGCCGCGACCAGCCGGTATCCGGCCTCAGCCTCCGGCGCCGTGCCCTTCTTGTACAACCCGAAGTCCTTGAACGGGTCGAAGAGCTGGGCGGTAATGCCGAGGCTGGTCTGGATGTATTCGCGCAGGCCCTTCATCGCGGCGGTGCCGCCGCAGAGCAGGAGCCGGTCGATCTTGGTTTCGCCGAACTCACGACGGTAGTAGTCGATGGAACGGTTGATTTCCGCCACGAAGCGCTCGAGCGCCGGCCGCTGCAAAGTGGCCAGTCGCTTCGCCATGATGCCGGACGGCAGCCGTTCGGTAGAGTCTTCCGACGGCAGGCCGTACTTCCGTTTCATGTTCTCCGCATCGTAGGCGTCGAGCGCCAGCTGCCCTTCCTCGGTCGTGATGGCCACCGTCATGGCTTCGGTGATGGCGTTGCCGGCGGTCGTGATCGTCCGCGCAAGGTCAAGCCGCTCGCCCTTCATGAAGATCATGTCGGTAAACTCGGCGCCGATATCGAGCAGGCAGACGGTCTCGTCCGGCCGCACCCGGCCGTACTTCCTCACCGCCGCCTGCAGGGCGAAGGGAATCACGCTGATGCCGGACGGCTCGAGGCCGGCCTTGCGCAGCGTCGAGATGTGGTCGGACACTATGTCCTTCCGCGCGGCCACGACCATGACGTTGTCCTTGATCGCACCGGCCTCGCGCACCGGACCGAGGGCCTTGAAATCGAGAATCGCCTCGTCGATGGTGAACGGCGAGTACTTCTCCAGCCGGAGCACGATTGCATCCTTGAGCTCGCGGCGGTTCATCTTCGGGAACGGGGCCTGGCGCAGACTCACCGACGGCCCCGACACGAAGCTGAACACCTCGCCCGGTCGGTAATCCTTGACCAGTTCGCGCAGGATGGAAGGTACGTCGAACGCCTCGCCGATCTCCTTGAAGCCGTAATCGGTGATGCGGCCGCCTTCCAACTTCACGAACTTCACCGAATTGGAACCGATATCAATGCAGAGCGTGCCCTTGCCGCCGCCGCCGAACAGGTTGCCGAAGACGCTACCGGTTGCCAATATTCCTCCTTATGTCAATCGTCACGATGGATTCGGAACCGTGAACACTATCTCCGAGCCATCACTGAAGCCTATCTTAAACTGCTGTCCAACCACCTTGGCATCTGCGCCGCTTCCATCCTGATTCTGGTTGAAGTTCAGGAAATTGATTATCACTTGTCGCGCCATGCTGGCTGGAACTGTCACCGGCGTGAAATTAATAGCCCCCCCCGGCCCCACGCCGAGGGGAGGCGAGTAGGATGTTCCGTCGATGATGAACGTCATCATGTAGGCATTGGACGGGGACGTAATGAACTGCAGCGAATCGATGGTAATATCCTGCTTCTGCTCGTTCCCGATCACGATATAGAAGCCCGTGCTGTCCAGCTTCGGTACCGGCTGCCCGACAAGCACGAGCTTGGTCCAGAATGACAGGTTGAACTTCATGTCGACGACCGTTCGGGAGCGCGGCTGGCTCGTCACCCAGCGCGTGAGCGTCTCGCCGGACATGATTGCTTGCAGCTTGTGTATGCCCATCGGCACGCCCTGAAACCCGGTGGGCGAACCCGGCGAGAAATTGTAGTAGCCGCCGGCGGTCGGGATCAATGAGTCATACGCCTTCCCGTGGAGAATAGGGTTGTTGTAGTAGAACCTGATGCTGATGCTGCTGTCAAGGGTTGACCCCGGCGGGTTGCCATCCGCGTCGGATAGCGTGCCGGTGATTGTGTTCTGGCTCAACTGCGGCAGTGAGTCGGCCAGACGCATGGTCATCGAGTACTTGCCATTGCCCGTACTCATGAATGTGCCGGAACCAGAACTGAAACTGTAGCTGTTCCCCCATCCGTCCTTGAGATAGTCGGAGTCGGGTTCGACGCCGGTCGGATGCAGATAAGGGCCGTTCCAGATCGACGCGTCGCTGGTATTGGGTCGCTCAAGGAGGTCGAGCGGGACATCCGGCAGCCGTTCCATGTCTCCGAAGAAGCCGAAGTCCACCCGCCTCCCGTCATACGTAAGGTCCGGGTTACCGACCGCTGCCTGGACGAGCTTGTTCATCGCCTTCGTGGTCTGGTCAAACAGACCCCGGTCCCGGGTCGCGTCGATGGTCCTGAGCGCGACTGTGCTCAAGATACCGATGATGAGCAGCACGACCATCAACTCCACTAGGGTGAAACCCGGTCTAGATTCCGTCTGACACTTCCTTGTCATGGTACGCTTGGAAGATCATTCCAGTCTAGTCCGAGACGCATGTTGATACCCTGCATCCCGATACCGGGATAGACGGGAACATCTCGTGTCGTCATCACTGTGACGGACGGTGTTCCTGCACTGACATACATCGCCACGAGCCGCACCGTCCCCTGGGCGATGCCCGTGAACGTGAAGCTGGATGCGCTGGGACCAACGGCGATATAGCTCGAATCCATCTTGCCCAACACCGGCCTGTAGACTATCACCTTCAGGTTACCTATATAGGGAGACGAAGGACTCAGCGAGCTGCCGTGTTCATCGATAATCTGGCCGGATATGTTGTTCTCCATCAGGGCGCCATACGAGTAGATGAGATTGTCGGTCTGCCATCTTGTCGGGTCCACGAACCCGCGCCCGCCGTGGCTGCGCAGGAAAAGGCTGTCCTTTCCGTATGCCTGGTATCCGTAGATTATCGTGTCGCCCCAACCGTCAATCTCGTAAGCATTGGGAGATTCGCTGAAGGTCGACCGCAGGTACGGCCCCCGCCAGAGCGGAGAATTGGGAGGAGCGACCGCGAGTTCCACAAGGCTGTCCGGCATCCGGCCCATGTCGCCGACAAACCCGAAGTCGGCGCGCTGGCCGGTGACAATATAGTCGGGGTCGCCCTCGATGGCCTTGACCAGCGTGCTCAGCTTCATCGCTGTAGTCTGTGCCCGGCCCCGCTCGAGAGTTACGTCCCACGTCCTAACCGCGGCCGTCAGGACAATGCTCAATATCATGAGTACAACAAGAAGTTCGAGCAGGGTCACGCCACTGGTCCGGCCGCGAATCTGTTTCAACATCAGAACATCACTATGATGTCGTCGGTGTCCTTCGCCCCCGGAGTGCCGTTCCACAGTTGGTCCGGCCCGCGGCTTTCAATCCCGAGGGTCTCGCCGCCCACTATGTAGAGACGCAGCGTGTCGCCCCACGAGTCGTAGCGGTAACCCATGCGGCCGTCTTCCCGGACGTAGGGTCCGTTCCACCCCTTCTTTATATAGGGATCCCAGGCGGGCAGGATTCCCTTGCCGACATAGACGATGGAAGTGTATATCCCGGTGTCCGGTCTGCTGGTAGCAAGCTCGATAAGGTCGTAGGGATACCGCCCTACGTCGTTCTTGAATCCTGACGTGACCATCTCGCCGCTCATCTGGACGTCAGGGTTGCCGGCAATCGCATCACGGAGCACCCTTAATCCCTGGAGGGTCGCCACCCGCCGTGCGTTCTGCGTTATCCGGCCGGCTATCGTCGGAACGAAGAAAGCAAGGATCAGCCCCAGGACGGATATCACGACCAGCAACTCAATAAGCGTGAACCCGTGCGCGTTACGTGAAGTGCTGTTCACTTCAGGAATTATAGAATTACGCACTAGCGGTGTCAAGGATGAAAACCGCGGCATCTCTTCTCCTAACTGTGCAGCACGAATATGATCGGATCCTCATTTTGGTCGTAAGAGCGCATGGACATTCCGACCTTGTTCATTCCAACCAGCCCGTACCCCGTCGGATACTCCACTCCGTCCGGCGTCCACATGCCATACACGATCTCGCCGGGGTCGTACCCCCACTGGTCGTTCGCCCCACCCTCGTTATTGTCGCTCAGGTCGGTTTCATTGTCGTAGTCCTGGGGGTTGAAGTCGTCCGGGTCCATCCGCTGGCTCGTCCAGGGATTGAGCGGCAGCGTACCTATCTGTTGATTGTACACTCCGCCGGGGAAATCCGCACCGTAGCCGTCTTCGTAAAAATCCTCGGCGTAGTAGCCGTACTCGGAGTGAAATTCCTCGATAACCAGCTGCACGTTGTGAAGGTTCATCTTCATGGCGGCCTCACGGGCCTGCTCACGAACAATGGTGATTCGCGGAATCGTCATACCCATCAGAATACCCAGTATCAGAATCACAAGTAGCAGCTCTATCAGCGTAAAGGCTCTATCAGAGTCGCGCATAGTTTTCTCCTCGCTTCAGTTATAGGTCAATAATGCCAGTCTGTCAAGTTAAGCCGCTGGCTACTGTCGCTGGTTTGGCGGCGTCGTCGTGAGGATCTTGCCGTCTTTCAGGTAGAACTGCCCGCCGAACGGCTCCTCCGGAATCCGCTCGATGTACCCGGCCGCCGTCAATTCCCGCAAGTCAGTCGGCAACCGGTGGCGATCCTCCTGGAAGCGCTGAACCGCCTTCTGGAGCCGGTCGGTAGCCTCGGCCAGGTTCAAGTTCTTGAGTTGGCGGACGACCAGCGCCTTGAGGGCCTTGTTCTCGGTGCCCTTGAGGATGTCCAGCCACATGTCCCGGGCGGTTGCGAAGTCGCCGGCCTTGGCCTTGGCGATCGCGGCCCAGCGCGCGAGTATGAACCAGGCATTGGGCATCTTCGACGCCACCTCGAAGTATGTGCTCGCCCGGTCGTAGTCGTGCAGCAGCGTGTTGCAGATGAAGCCGGCGTCGAATGCTATCTGCCAGCTCAGCGGGTTGGCCTTCATGCCGCTGTTCAGAAAGTCCAGCGCTTCGTGCGGCTTGCCCGCATCCCAGGCCAACGTGATGGCCCCGAAGTGGTATGCTCCGATGAAGCGGTCGTCAAGGGATGTGAGGATGCCGAAAAGGTGGCCCAGCCATTCATACCTGCGGTCGGAGGTGAGGTGAAAGCCGTAGTACTGGATGGCCCGCAGCCAGACGAGGTCGGCGGCCAGGCTCTGATACTCGATCGGGGCCTCCCGCACGAACCGGCCGGAGGGGAAGTAGGTCATTTCGGCGATCGCCTTTTCCCGCATCTTGTTCTCGCCCGCCCGGTCGAGCGAGAGTTGGATAAGATAGATACCGACGAATCCCCATATGACCAGAACCGCCGGGAGTATGTGCGCCAGCGGACCTCTCCCGCCTGACGGCCGCGGGCGGGGTCCGACTTCGGTCAGTTCCAGTGCTAGAACTCCTTCCGGTTGAATATCGCCGCCGAAACCAGCATCAGCGTCGCCGCGTAGACCAGGGCGTACAGGCCCGTGAGCGCGAGCGCGTACGGGTCAAGCGGCGCGCCGTAGACGACCTCCGCGCGGATGTTGAAGTTGCTCAGGTTGGGCAGGACGAAGTAAAGGAAGTAGCTCACCGCCTTGACAACCGGGGAAGGGCTCATCGCGGCCAGCAGTCTCAGGTCGCGCGTCAACTGGCCGACGAAGTAGATGGCAAACGTAAACACCGCCCCGGTAATCGGTGTGGAGAAAGTGGAGAACATCACGGCGACCGCGGTCACGATGGCTAGTTCGAAGAAAGTCATCATTACTGCCAGCAGCAGGTAGAGCTGCACTCCGGTACCCATCAGCAGCAGGATCGCATAGAAGGCCGCGGTCATCACCGCGAGGCTCACGACCAGAACCGTCATCAGGCCGAGGTACTTGCCGAGGACGAACTCCCAGCGCCGGACCGGCTTGGCCAGCATGATATAGATGGTGCGTCTCTCGACCTCTTTGTACACGAGGCGGCCGCCGACCAGGATCGATATCAACACGCAGAACAGCGTGATCGCCGAGAGACCCAGATCCTTGATGACCTTGGCCTCCTCGCCGAGTGCCAGCGGCTGAATGACCTTGGCGCTGCCCATGACCAGGACCGCGAAGATGATCAGCGTGACGAGCACCTTGTCCCGGATCGACTCGCGGAACGTATTGAGCGCGACGCCGGACACGCGATCGATCACGAAGCCCTCCCGGCCTTGGCCACATGGGCCATGAAGTAGTCCTCGAGCGTTCGACGGCGCGGAACCAGCCCGACCACCCGGACACCGCCGACTTCGCGGCAGATGGCCATGACCCGATCCACGTCCTCCTCGCTCTTGACGGTAAGCAGCAACTCGTCACCGGACCGGATTGAGTGCTGTGAAACCCGTTCGAGGATCTTCTGCGTCTTGCCGGTCACTCCCCTGACCGTGACCTCAATCGACTCGACATCGCCCGTGAGGATCTCGCTGAGGCGACCCACTTCCACCATGCGGCCATCGATGACGATGCCGACGCGGTCGCAGATCAGCTCCACGTCGGAGAGAATATGGGTCGAGAAAAAGACCGTCTTGCCCCGCTCGCGCAGGTCGACAATGATGTCGCGGAACTCCTTGCGCCCGATCGGGTCAAGCCCGCCCATCGGCTCGTCCAGCACCACCAGTTCGGGGTCGGCGACGAGCGCCTGCGCGATTCCCATCCGCTGCAGCATCCCGCGTGAGAACCCGCGCATCTGGGCGTCGGCGGCGTGCTCCATGCGGAGCAGCCGCAGCAGCCCGGTGATGCGACCGGCCGCCTCCGACTTCGGGACCGCCGAGAGCCGCGCGGCCAGCTCCATGAACTCCCTGGCAGTCAGGTAGTCATAGAAATAGGGTGATTCCGGCAGGAAGCCGAGCCGCGCCTTGGCGGCAGCGTCGCGGGGAGGCCGGCCGAAGACAAACGCGGTGCCGGCCGTGGGTTCGGTCAGCCCCATGAGTATCTTGATCAGCGTCGTCTTGCCGGCACCGTTCGGTCCGAGGAATCCGAAGATCTCGCCCCGCTCGATTTCCAGATTTATGTCATTCAACGCCGGCACGCGTTTCATCCGAAACCCGGAAAGGTAGACTTTGCTCAACCTGACAACGCTGATCACGGGCTCGGGCAGGCTCGACATCGCAGAGCGATTATAGAAGTGGTCGCAAAAGAGTCAAGCCGGCCGCAGCCCCTGAAAAAGCGTGGGCGGGGCCGCGAAGCCCCGCCCAGTTGGCGCCGATGGAGCGCCTAGTTGTGAAGCACGAAGTAGATGTACTCTCCGGTCGTCTCATCGCGATCGAACATCGGCTCCGTTATGTCCTTACCATAACCGCAGATGCCGTACTCCTGCACAACCACGAGCGGGTTGTCTTCAGGGGTATAGCCCAGAACTGTGATCGTGCCCTGCATGTCGTTGTCTGCACCACGGTCCATGTACGGGCACGCCTCATCGTCGCTGCGAACCTCGGCGTTGAGGCCCGATTCGTCCAGCTCATCCGGGTTGTAGTTCAGGTCGCCCTGCTCCTCGGTGTTGTAGCGCTGACCGGTGTACGGGTTGATGGGAGCACCGCCGTACTTCGGCGTGCCGCTTGTACCGATCGGGTCGCCGCCCGGGAAATACGCGTAGATGATGTCCTCCTGGTCTGTCCAGTCGGATTCATCGCCGGGGTAGTTGCCCTGGTGGTCGGTCGCATACGCTTCGAGGCAGGTCTGAACCACGTGCATGTTGTTCTTGACGGATACGCGGCGAGCGCGCTCCGCGAACAGCACGAAGTTCGGGATGACGAGGGCGAGCAGGATGCCGATGATCAGGATGACGACGAGAAGTTCTATCAGTGTGAAGCCCTTCTTATTCATTTTTGGGTTTCACCTCCTCTCTTTTTTGGATTTGGAATGAGCGGGCAAACGCAACACGCGATCAGACAGCCCGGAACTTAACCGGACTGCGCGACAGTGCATCACGAATGCCATACTCGCGTAGATAATACCCCCCCGGGTATCCGTGTCAACCAAAAAAAGCGCGGAGCGGTTATTCGAGCCGCCGGTTGACACAGTCCGGACGGCAGTGCATGGGCAATGGCACCGCCGCAGGAAAAGAAAAACCCGGCAGCGACCTACTCTCCCATG carries:
- the pilO gene encoding type 4a pilus biogenesis protein PilO — protein: MKARQDNAAQIAQLQKQLDDTKARVQGIGQLRQRMAELQKENAKFIARVVPRSQMLSMLRQLAQMATERKVQFMEIDPPSLDTLMLQETPTTPLRAVPFTVTVQGRYTDIGQYVESLDKFPYFVRVPDFEVTARDDIRPEVEAKLLVNLVASSLTTGGKL
- the pilM gene encoding type IV pilus assembly protein PilM, translated to MATGSVFGNLFGGGGKGTLCIDIGSNSVKFVKLEGGRITDYGFKEIGEAFDVPSILRELVKDYRPGEVFSFVSGPSVSLRQAPFPKMNRRELKDAIVLRLEKYSPFTIDEAILDFKALGPVREAGAIKDNVMVVAARKDIVSDHISTLRKAGLEPSGISVIPFALQAAVRKYGRVRPDETVCLLDIGAEFTDMIFMKGERLDLARTITTAGNAITEAMTVAITTEEGQLALDAYDAENMKRKYGLPSEDSTERLPSGIMAKRLATLQRPALERFVAEINRSIDYYRREFGETKIDRLLLCGGTAAMKGLREYIQTSLGITAQLFDPFKDFGLYKKGTAPEAEAGYRLVAALGLFSDHTAVDLLPVEMKTGKFVARDIRLAVGLGILWVAVLAVVYVLLAGWSQASSAQVARLKRDLKATEDANQEYFALETQVKDMETKQRSLTGVVGEQIISVPVLAQMTTMVPANIQLSSLALTGQNKVKMTGMVSDEPFLLDIDLSQFMIDLENSPGLQQVQLMSKNRSTLQGASVLEFEIQCVTE
- a CDS encoding prepilin-type N-terminal cleavage/methylation domain-containing protein encodes the protein MTRKCQTESRPGFTLVELMVVLLIIGILSTVALRTIDATRDRGLFDQTTKAMNKLVQAAVGNPDLTYDGRRVDFGFFGDMERLPDVPLDLLERPNTSDASIWNGPYLHPTGVEPDSDYLKDGWGNSYSFSSGSGTFMSTGNGKYSMTMRLADSLPQLSQNTITGTLSDADGNPPGSTLDSSISIRFYYNNPILHGKAYDSLIPTAGGYYNFSPGSPTGFQGVPMGIHKLQAIMSGETLTRWVTSQPRSRTVVDMKFNLSFWTKLVLVGQPVPKLDSTGFYIVIGNEQKQDITIDSLQFITSPSNAYMMTFIIDGTSYSPPLGVGPGGAINFTPVTVPASMARQVIINFLNFNQNQDGSGADAKVVGQQFKIGFSDGSEIVFTVPNPS
- a CDS encoding prepilin-type N-terminal cleavage/methylation domain-containing protein, with amino-acid sequence MLKQIRGRTSGVTLLELLVVLMILSIVLTAAVRTWDVTLERGRAQTTAMKLSTLVKAIEGDPDYIVTGQRADFGFVGDMGRMPDSLVELAVAPPNSPLWRGPYLRSTFSESPNAYEIDGWGDTIIYGYQAYGKDSLFLRSHGGRGFVDPTRWQTDNLIYSYGALMENNISGQIIDEHGSSLSPSSPYIGNLKVIVYRPVLGKMDSSYIAVGPSASSFTFTGIAQGTVRLVAMYVSAGTPSVTVMTTRDVPVYPGIGMQGINMRLGLDWNDLPSVP
- a CDS encoding prepilin-type N-terminal cleavage/methylation domain-containing protein, translated to MNSTSRNAHGFTLIELLVVISVLGLILAFFVPTIAGRITQNARRVATLQGLRVLRDAIAGNPDVQMSGEMVTSGFKNDVGRYPYDLIELATSRPDTGIYTSIVYVGKGILPAWDPYIKKGWNGPYVREDGRMGYRYDSWGDTLRLYIVGGETLGIESRGPDQLWNGTPGAKDTDDIIVMF
- a CDS encoding prepilin-type N-terminal cleavage/methylation domain-containing protein is translated as MRDSDRAFTLIELLLVILILGILMGMTIPRITIVREQAREAAMKMNLHNVQLVIEEFHSEYGYYAEDFYEDGYGADFPGGVYNQQIGTLPLNPWTSQRMDPDDFNPQDYDNETDLSDNNEGGANDQWGYDPGEIVYGMWTPDGVEYPTGYGLVGMNKVGMSMRSYDQNEDPIIFVLHS
- a CDS encoding ABC transporter permease subunit, whose protein sequence is MIDRVSGVALNTFRESIRDKVLVTLIIFAVLVMGSAKVIQPLALGEEAKVIKDLGLSAITLFCVLISILVGGRLVYKEVERRTIYIMLAKPVRRWEFVLGKYLGLMTVLVVSLAVMTAAFYAILLLMGTGVQLYLLLAVMMTFFELAIVTAVAVMFSTFSTPITGAVFTFAIYFVGQLTRDLRLLAAMSPSPVVKAVSYFLYFVLPNLSNFNIRAEVVYGAPLDPYALALTGLYALVYAATLMLVSAAIFNRKEF
- a CDS encoding ABC transporter ATP-binding protein, with protein sequence MSSLPEPVISVVRLSKVYLSGFRMKRVPALNDINLEIERGEIFGFLGPNGAGKTTLIKILMGLTEPTAGTAFVFGRPPRDAAAKARLGFLPESPYFYDYLTAREFMELAARLSAVPKSEAAGRITGLLRLLRMEHAADAQMRGFSRGMLQRMGIAQALVADPELVVLDEPMGGLDPIGRKEFRDIIVDLRERGKTVFFSTHILSDVELICDRVGIVIDGRMVEVGRLSEILTGDVESIEVTVRGVTGKTQKILERVSQHSIRSGDELLLTVKSEEDVDRVMAICREVGGVRVVGLVPRRRTLEDYFMAHVAKAGRAS
- a CDS encoding prepilin-type N-terminal cleavage/methylation domain-containing protein yields the protein MNKKGFTLIELLVVILIIGILLALVIPNFVLFAERARRVSVKNNMHVVQTCLEAYATDHQGNYPGDESDWTDQEDIIYAYFPGGDPIGTSGTPKYGGAPINPYTGQRYNTEEQGDLNYNPDELDESGLNAEVRSDDEACPYMDRGADNDMQGTITVLGYTPEDNPLVVVQEYGICGYGKDITEPMFDRDETTGEYIYFVLHN